In Pseudomonadales bacterium, a single window of DNA contains:
- a CDS encoding MarR family transcriptional regulator, protein MDVLKKFRIVVGAVRRHTRDLERACGIAGAQVWMLAAIVETPGITVSALSRALSIHVSTASNLIERLVQRGLVERLRCEDDRRAVRVRVTTEGKSVLANAPQPLRGLLLDALSRLPADTLSRLDGDLDCLIAHLNGGADVDAANEPL, encoded by the coding sequence ATGGATGTCTTGAAGAAGTTCCGCATCGTGGTCGGTGCGGTGCGTCGTCACACGCGGGATCTGGAACGCGCCTGTGGCATCGCCGGCGCACAGGTCTGGATGTTGGCTGCGATCGTGGAGACGCCGGGGATCACGGTGTCGGCGCTGAGCAGGGCACTGTCGATACACGTCTCGACTGCCAGCAACCTGATCGAGAGACTCGTTCAACGCGGACTGGTGGAACGCCTGCGCTGCGAGGACGACCGGCGTGCGGTCCGGGTGCGCGTGACGACAGAGGGAAAGTCCGTGCTCGCGAATGCACCGCAACCGTTGCGCGGACTGCTGCTCGATGCACTGTCCCGGTTGCCCGCGGACACGCTGTCGCGACTGGACGGCGATCTCGATTGCCTGATCGCCCATCTGAACGGTGGCGCCGACGTCGACGCAGCCAACGAACCACTCTGA
- a CDS encoding sucrose synthase: protein MIKSFRDWAAGHCDAVQCFVRECFADGRPLLLQSDLRAIFGSVVERLDDGLSGSIFEDIVRLLQEGVLRSPWTCLALRERPGQWRYLRFHIDSPVPEEIDVAQFLRFKEGLVCPDGAERPALEVDFAPFNREFPRMRETRSIGQGVYFLNRHLAGVMFQRAADGNRRLLEFLRVHALEGRQLMIYEHIHDVQALREALRVAQTLLERHAPSAAWEELAEPLGRLGFAPGWGATGARMAESMSLLSDILEAPSAQLLEAFLERIPMISRLLILSPHGYFAQSGVLGRPDTGGQVVYILDQVRALEQEMRDRLAEQGVAVEPQILVVTRLIPEAADTTCAEAFEPIHDCHGAAIVRVPFRHSDGSVVRDWVSRFEIWPFLEDFTQEVEREALARFGGRPDLIVGNYSDGNLVASLLSQRLGVTQCNIAHALEQTKYLHSALYWRENDAQYHFATQYTADLIAMNSADFIITSTFQEIAGTAETVGQYESYAAFTMPGLYRVVSGIDPFDPKFNIVSPGADERVYFPYTDAARRLRSLQPAIAHLLQDADPGIPWRGRFVDPDKPLVFSMARMDRIKNLTGLARWFGENESLREAANLLLIGGHVDAAESDDAEEREQIRLMHELIDSHRLDGQVRWLGGRLDKALTGELYRCVADGRGVFVQPALFEAFGLTVIEAMASGLPVFATRHGGPLEIIRDGVSGFHIDPNDGADAARRITGFLRRCVREPEEWERISRGALARVGERYTWRRYAQRMMSLARIYGFWKFVSELERGETARYLQMFHHLQFRPLVASIQGGMHG, encoded by the coding sequence ATGATCAAAAGTTTCCGCGACTGGGCGGCCGGGCATTGCGATGCCGTGCAGTGTTTCGTGCGCGAATGCTTCGCCGACGGCCGGCCATTGCTGCTGCAGAGCGATCTGCGCGCAATCTTCGGATCCGTGGTCGAGCGACTCGACGATGGCCTTTCCGGTTCGATATTCGAGGACATCGTGCGCCTGCTGCAGGAGGGGGTGCTGCGATCACCGTGGACGTGCCTGGCGCTGCGCGAGCGGCCCGGTCAGTGGCGCTACCTGCGTTTCCATATCGACAGCCCGGTTCCGGAGGAAATCGATGTGGCGCAGTTCCTGCGCTTCAAGGAGGGCCTGGTGTGTCCGGATGGCGCCGAGCGGCCAGCGCTGGAAGTGGACTTCGCACCGTTCAACCGCGAGTTCCCGCGGATGCGCGAGACGCGCTCGATCGGACAGGGGGTTTACTTCCTGAACCGTCATCTGGCAGGCGTGATGTTCCAGCGCGCCGCCGACGGGAATCGGCGCCTGCTGGAGTTCCTGCGCGTGCACGCGCTGGAGGGCCGGCAGTTGATGATCTACGAACACATCCACGATGTTCAGGCGCTGCGCGAGGCGCTGCGTGTGGCGCAAACGCTGCTCGAACGCCACGCACCCTCGGCCGCGTGGGAGGAGCTCGCCGAGCCGCTCGGTCGGCTCGGTTTCGCGCCGGGCTGGGGGGCGACCGGGGCCCGTATGGCCGAGTCGATGAGCCTGTTGAGCGACATTCTGGAGGCCCCCTCGGCGCAGCTGCTGGAAGCCTTCCTCGAACGCATTCCGATGATCTCGCGACTGCTGATCCTGTCGCCGCACGGCTACTTCGCGCAATCCGGGGTGCTCGGACGGCCCGACACCGGTGGGCAGGTGGTCTATATCCTGGACCAGGTGCGCGCACTCGAGCAGGAGATGCGCGACCGCCTGGCCGAGCAGGGCGTTGCGGTGGAGCCGCAGATCCTGGTCGTCACGCGACTGATTCCCGAAGCAGCGGACACGACCTGTGCGGAGGCGTTCGAGCCGATCCACGATTGCCACGGTGCGGCGATCGTGCGGGTACCGTTCCGGCATTCCGACGGTAGCGTGGTGCGTGACTGGGTTTCGCGCTTCGAGATCTGGCCCTTCCTCGAGGACTTCACCCAGGAGGTGGAACGCGAAGCGCTGGCCCGTTTCGGCGGGCGGCCGGACCTGATCGTCGGCAACTACTCTGACGGCAACCTGGTCGCCTCGCTGCTGTCCCAGCGGCTCGGCGTCACGCAATGCAACATCGCGCACGCGCTCGAGCAGACCAAGTACCTGCACTCGGCGCTGTACTGGCGCGAAAACGACGCGCAGTACCACTTCGCGACGCAGTACACGGCCGACCTGATCGCGATGAACAGTGCGGATTTCATCATCACCAGTACCTTTCAGGAGATCGCCGGCACCGCCGAAACGGTTGGCCAGTACGAGAGCTACGCTGCATTCACGATGCCGGGCCTCTATCGCGTGGTCAGCGGTATCGATCCCTTCGACCCGAAGTTCAACATCGTCTCGCCCGGGGCCGACGAACGGGTCTATTTCCCCTATACCGATGCCGCGCGTCGCCTGCGCTCGTTGCAGCCGGCAATTGCGCACCTGCTGCAGGACGCCGACCCGGGAATCCCCTGGCGAGGCCGGTTTGTCGATCCTGACAAGCCGCTGGTGTTCAGCATGGCACGCATGGACCGGATCAAGAACCTCACGGGGTTGGCCCGGTGGTTCGGAGAGAACGAGTCGCTGCGCGAGGCGGCCAACCTGCTGCTGATCGGCGGCCACGTCGATGCCGCAGAATCCGATGACGCGGAGGAGCGTGAGCAGATTCGGTTGATGCACGAATTGATCGACAGCCACCGATTGGACGGACAGGTGCGCTGGCTGGGCGGACGGCTCGACAAGGCGTTGACCGGCGAGCTCTATCGCTGCGTGGCCGACGGTCGCGGCGTGTTCGTGCAGCCGGCATTGTTCGAGGCATTCGGGTTGACCGTGATCGAGGCGATGGCCTCCGGACTGCCGGTGTTCGCAACCCGCCACGGCGGCCCGCTGGAGATCATTCGTGACGGGGTGTCGGGTTTCCATATCGATCCCAACGACGGCGCGGACGCGGCGCGGCGCATCACCGGATTCCTGCGGCGCTGCGTTCGCGAGCCCGAGGAGTGGGAACGGATTTCGCGCGGCGCGCTGGCGCGCGTCGGTGAGCGTTACACATGGCGCCGTTATGCGCAGCGCATGATGAGCCTGGCGCGGATCTACGGTTTCTGGAAGTTCGTCAGCGAACTGGAGCGCGGGGAAACCGCGCGTTATCTGCAGATGTTCCACCATCTGCAATTCCGTCCGCTGGTCGCGTCGATACAGGGAGGTATGCATGGCTAG
- a CDS encoding peptidoglycan-binding protein, translating to MNITGHATRLLIVLCAAAFIEGCSDDASTAKHEVIQPAAPPVTRSATEPSVSGADDREEPLLSMPPDEGAAQDLAPPDDATASEAADESVGEVEAIDKSTAKTADATLSAPIQEQETAGSATRLIPTAAQVRLMQQSLRDAGYDPGVVDGIMGPRTVSALKSYQQQHGLAVGEVTEETLSALQRVGTK from the coding sequence ATGAACATCACCGGACATGCGACGAGACTGTTGATCGTGTTGTGTGCTGCGGCTTTTATCGAAGGCTGCAGTGATGATGCATCAACAGCGAAACACGAAGTGATCCAACCAGCGGCACCTCCCGTCACTCGATCGGCAACCGAACCTTCGGTATCGGGTGCGGACGACCGGGAGGAACCTCTTTTGTCGATGCCGCCAGATGAGGGAGCAGCGCAGGACCTTGCGCCACCCGATGATGCAACGGCTTCTGAGGCTGCTGACGAATCGGTCGGCGAAGTCGAGGCAATTGACAAATCAACAGCCAAGACAGCCGATGCAACGCTTTCCGCACCGATTCAAGAGCAAGAGACCGCAGGATCTGCAACCAGGCTGATACCAACGGCCGCGCAGGTCCGTCTCATGCAGCAATCACTGCGTGATGCGGGTTACGATCCCGGAGTTGTCGACGGGATAATGGGTCCGCGGACCGTATCGGCACTGAAGAGCTACCAGCAGCAGCACGGACTTGCCGTTGGCGAAGTGACCGAGGAGACGCTATCGGCACTGCAGCGAGTCGGGACGAAGTGA
- a CDS encoding HAD-IIB family hydrolase, which yields MSSLYIMMISVHGLVRGTKPELGRDADTGGQVLYVLELARALARNPAVDRVDLVTRRIEDQAIGADYARERESLGPGAWLLRLPCGPARYLRKEGLWNHLDSLVDRIAAHIRREGRIPDVIHSHYADAGYVGLQLSQLLGVPLVHTGHSLGRCKRRRLLDLGRKPQALERQFNFARRIGAEEEVLAHASMVVTSTHQECDEQYAQYHSFQRAHAVVIAPGTDTSRFRPAGRVPVPDHVVAMIDRFLVQPRKPLILAISRPEMRKNLVRLVTAYASSPRLRSMSNLAIVAGQRDDIRTLESDQAAVLTDLLLEVDRHDIWGQVALPKQHASDDVPELYRLAASRRGVFVNAALTEPFGLTLIEAAASGLPVVATADGGPRDIIASCDNGVLVDPLDATSIARGLEDVVFDLPGWPRRARRGIAGVARHFTWDAHVTKYLKSVQRILKRTRKQVRREQASRLLPAARPFALCRRTLISDIDNTLLGDRQELDVLLQLLRRDGGTLGFGVATGRPLESTVRILRQWRVPLPELLITSVGSEIHYGRELQPDTGWRNHIRHLWRRDALRELLDAVPWLQPQAPENQREFKLSYDVDASEVPVMRELRELLREQRLHANLVYSHDQFLDVLPMRASKGRAVRYLAYKWGMALRDFLVAGDSGNDEEMLLGDTMGVVVGNHSPELERLRGLEQIYFASAGYAGGIVEGMAHYGFIDPLDAEGAA from the coding sequence ATGAGCTCCCTCTACATCATGATGATCAGCGTGCACGGGCTGGTGCGTGGCACGAAACCGGAGCTTGGGCGGGACGCCGATACAGGCGGCCAGGTTCTGTACGTGCTCGAGCTGGCGCGGGCACTCGCCAGGAATCCGGCGGTGGATCGCGTCGATCTGGTGACGCGCCGCATCGAGGATCAGGCGATCGGTGCCGATTACGCGCGTGAACGGGAATCGCTCGGCCCCGGTGCGTGGTTGCTGCGCCTGCCTTGCGGCCCGGCACGGTATCTGCGCAAGGAAGGCCTGTGGAATCACCTCGATTCACTGGTGGATCGCATCGCCGCGCACATCAGGCGCGAGGGGCGCATCCCGGACGTGATCCACTCGCACTACGCCGATGCCGGCTACGTGGGGCTGCAGCTCTCGCAACTGCTCGGTGTGCCGCTGGTGCATACCGGCCATTCGCTGGGGCGTTGCAAGCGCCGACGTCTGCTCGACCTGGGACGCAAGCCGCAGGCCCTCGAACGCCAGTTCAACTTCGCGCGTCGCATCGGTGCCGAGGAGGAAGTGCTCGCCCATGCGAGCATGGTGGTCACCAGCACGCACCAGGAATGCGATGAGCAGTACGCGCAGTACCACAGCTTCCAGCGTGCCCACGCCGTGGTCATTGCACCGGGCACCGACACCTCGCGCTTCCGGCCGGCAGGCCGTGTGCCCGTACCCGATCACGTCGTGGCGATGATCGATCGCTTCCTCGTACAGCCGCGCAAACCGCTGATCCTCGCGATCAGCAGGCCGGAGATGCGCAAGAACCTGGTCCGGCTGGTGACGGCATACGCCAGTTCACCGCGCCTGCGCTCGATGAGCAATCTGGCCATCGTTGCCGGACAGCGTGACGATATACGCACGCTGGAATCCGATCAGGCTGCCGTGCTGACCGACCTGCTGCTCGAGGTCGATCGCCATGACATCTGGGGCCAGGTCGCCTTGCCGAAGCAGCACGCATCCGACGATGTACCGGAGCTGTATCGGCTGGCGGCATCCCGTCGAGGGGTATTCGTCAACGCCGCGCTCACCGAGCCGTTCGGGTTGACGCTGATCGAGGCGGCGGCGAGCGGTCTGCCGGTGGTGGCGACCGCCGATGGCGGTCCCCGTGACATCATCGCAAGCTGTGACAACGGCGTGCTGGTCGACCCGCTGGACGCCACCTCCATCGCACGGGGACTCGAGGACGTGGTGTTCGACCTGCCGGGTTGGCCACGGCGCGCGCGGCGGGGCATCGCGGGCGTGGCGCGTCACTTCACGTGGGACGCGCACGTCACGAAGTACCTGAAGAGCGTGCAGCGGATCCTGAAGCGGACACGCAAGCAGGTGCGACGCGAACAGGCGAGTCGCCTGCTGCCCGCAGCCCGCCCCTTTGCCCTGTGCCGGCGCACGCTGATCAGCGATATCGACAACACCTTGCTTGGCGATCGCCAGGAACTGGATGTCCTGCTGCAACTCTTGCGTCGCGACGGCGGCACCCTGGGCTTCGGGGTCGCGACCGGCCGTCCGCTGGAGAGCACCGTGCGAATCCTCAGGCAGTGGCGCGTACCACTGCCCGAGTTGCTGATCACTTCCGTGGGCAGCGAGATCCACTACGGACGCGAGCTGCAGCCCGATACGGGGTGGCGCAACCACATCCGCCACCTGTGGCGCCGTGATGCGTTGCGCGAGCTGCTCGATGCGGTGCCCTGGCTGCAGCCGCAGGCACCTGAAAACCAGCGCGAGTTCAAGCTCAGTTACGACGTCGATGCGAGCGAGGTGCCTGTCATGCGCGAACTGCGCGAACTGCTGCGGGAGCAGCGCTTGCACGCGAATCTGGTGTATTCGCACGACCAATTCCTCGACGTGCTGCCCATGCGTGCCAGCAAGGGACGGGCGGTGCGCTATCTGGCCTACAAATGGGGGATGGCGCTGCGCGACTTCCTGGTGGCGGGCGATTCCGGCAACGACGAGGAGATGCTGCTCGGTGACACGATGGGCGTCGTCGTGGGCAACCACAGTCCCGAACTGGAGCGGCTGCGCGGATTGGAGCAGATCTACTTCGCGAGTGCGGGTTACGCCGGCGGCATCGTCGAGGGCATGGCGCATTACGGTTTCATCGATCCGCTCGATGCGGAGGGGGCGGCATGA
- a CDS encoding DUF4194 domain-containing protein, which produces MMDTDEAIETLPDSLPVVPELSQLMVQLLKGVLYREDDERLWASLLRLQARVREQAAVLLLDLVLDEAEGHAFLKSRPEADEAAGAPRLPRLVARRQLSYPVSLMLALLRKRMAESDAGGGDTRLVLSRDEIAELVRVFLPDGTNEARLVDQVDATISKVVDLGFLRRLKPATGSTDRGHVEVRRILKAFVDAQWLAEFDARLEVYRTALATASGAGQGGTARREPSDE; this is translated from the coding sequence ATGATGGACACCGACGAGGCGATCGAGACACTGCCCGACAGCCTCCCCGTCGTACCCGAGTTGTCACAGCTCATGGTGCAACTGCTGAAGGGGGTGCTTTATCGAGAAGACGACGAGCGGCTGTGGGCGAGCCTGCTGCGCCTGCAGGCCCGGGTGCGTGAGCAGGCTGCCGTGCTGTTGCTCGACCTGGTGCTGGACGAGGCCGAAGGCCATGCATTCCTGAAGAGCCGCCCGGAGGCGGACGAAGCGGCTGGTGCGCCACGTCTGCCGCGGCTGGTCGCTCGGCGTCAGTTGTCGTATCCGGTGAGCCTGATGCTTGCGCTGTTGCGCAAGCGCATGGCCGAATCCGACGCCGGTGGTGGCGATACGCGGCTCGTGCTTTCACGCGACGAGATCGCCGAGCTGGTGCGGGTGTTCCTGCCTGACGGTACCAACGAGGCGCGCCTGGTGGATCAGGTCGATGCAACGATCTCGAAGGTGGTGGATCTGGGTTTTCTGCGCCGGCTCAAGCCGGCAACCGGCAGCACGGATCGTGGACACGTCGAGGTACGGCGCATCCTGAAGGCCTTTGTCGACGCGCAGTGGCTGGCCGAGTTCGACGCCCGGCTCGAGGTCTACCGTACGGCACTCGCGACCGCATCCGGTGCGGGGCAGGGTGGAACCGCAAGGAGAGAGCCAAGCGATGAATGA
- a CDS encoding DUF3375 domain-containing protein: protein MDHTTLASLRDRHPAWRLLASPHAPLVASFLYRVFVAPNMRVISEADLVEALEDELFALREQLGADAYPKAAADYLNDWCAPDKGWLRKFYKPGTDEAQYDLTPATEKAIAWLQSLTERLFVGTESRLLTLFALLEQISAGTEVDPARRLEDLHRKRDELDAEIARVETGEVPLLDDTAVRDRFQQFQQLARELLADFREVEHNFRQLDRKVREKIALWEGSKGTLLDEIMGDRDAIGDSDQGRSFRAFWDFLMSSRRQEELSDRLDQILALPAVALLKPEPRIRRVHHDWMEAGEHTQRTVAQLSQQLRRFLDDRAFLENRRILDLLHGIESKALALRESSPPPGVMGIDAMGAEVELPLERPLFTPSVKPRLAELVVLAGEEEIDTARLFDQIVVDKQRLRASVQRALRNKPQVTLRELLETEPLLHGLAELVGYLELAHAGAEGGGAVDGLRALVDETVTEPIRWQSRDAQEEVVVREACVPRVIFTR, encoded by the coding sequence ATGGATCACACAACCCTCGCCAGTCTGCGTGACAGGCATCCGGCCTGGCGGCTGCTGGCATCGCCGCATGCGCCGCTGGTGGCGAGTTTCCTGTACCGGGTATTCGTTGCGCCGAACATGCGCGTGATCAGTGAGGCGGATCTGGTCGAGGCACTGGAAGACGAGCTGTTTGCGCTGCGCGAGCAGCTCGGAGCAGATGCCTACCCGAAAGCTGCCGCGGATTACCTGAACGACTGGTGCGCGCCGGACAAGGGCTGGCTGCGCAAGTTCTACAAGCCCGGCACCGACGAGGCGCAGTACGATCTGACGCCGGCCACCGAGAAGGCAATCGCCTGGTTGCAGTCGTTGACGGAGCGCTTGTTCGTCGGCACCGAGTCGCGCCTGCTGACGCTGTTTGCGCTGCTCGAACAGATCAGTGCCGGTACCGAAGTCGATCCGGCCAGACGTCTCGAGGATCTGCACCGCAAGCGTGATGAGCTGGATGCCGAGATCGCGCGTGTGGAGACCGGTGAGGTGCCGTTGCTCGACGACACCGCGGTGCGGGATCGCTTTCAGCAATTTCAGCAACTGGCGCGCGAGCTGCTCGCGGATTTTCGCGAAGTGGAACACAACTTCAGGCAGCTCGATCGCAAGGTGCGCGAAAAGATCGCGCTGTGGGAAGGTAGCAAGGGCACCTTGCTCGACGAGATCATGGGCGACCGCGACGCTATCGGCGATTCGGACCAGGGTCGCAGCTTTCGCGCCTTCTGGGACTTTCTGATGTCGAGCCGGCGCCAGGAGGAACTCTCCGATCGGCTGGACCAGATACTCGCACTGCCCGCGGTGGCGCTGCTGAAACCCGAGCCGCGCATCCGCCGGGTGCATCACGACTGGATGGAGGCAGGTGAACACACGCAGCGCACCGTCGCGCAGCTTTCACAGCAGTTGCGCCGTTTCCTGGACGATCGTGCCTTTCTGGAGAACCGGCGCATCCTCGATCTGTTGCATGGCATCGAGAGCAAGGCGCTGGCACTGCGTGAATCGTCACCTCCGCCCGGGGTGATGGGCATCGATGCGATGGGTGCCGAGGTCGAATTGCCGCTGGAGCGACCGTTGTTCACGCCGAGCGTGAAGCCGCGCCTGGCCGAACTGGTGGTCCTCGCCGGTGAGGAGGAGATCGACACGGCGCGGCTGTTCGACCAGATCGTGGTCGACAAGCAGCGGCTGCGTGCTTCGGTACAGCGTGCGCTGCGCAACAAGCCACAGGTCACTCTGCGCGAGCTGCTCGAAACCGAGCCGCTGCTGCACGGTCTGGCCGAGCTGGTGGGGTATCTGGAGCTGGCGCACGCCGGGGCTGAAGGTGGCGGTGCTGTCGATGGTCTGCGCGCGCTGGTCGATGAAACCGTGACGGAGCCGATCCGGTGGCAATCGCGCGATGCGCAGGAAGAGGTGGTGGTACGCGAGGCGTGCGTGCCGCGCGTGATCTTCACGCGCTGA
- a CDS encoding carbohydrate kinase encodes MWNRTPPLDGAGVSPIDESRSTGDARPTWLLFGELLSDCFPDREIAGGAPFNVAAHLAALRDEQDGQPLLVSRVGHDARGEFLLRRLRELGLGTEAIQFDGCHASGHAEIRPEAGGHRFVIDPEQAWDYIAPAPVLRVLDGRQPAWIYFGTLAQRGVSRATLRSLFGANVTPGFLDVNLREEAISHDVLEWSLGHAQVLKLNEDELHRIAALTGTGTGDPRAVALRLIERFGIGRVIVTRGEHGAWTVDGNASLVATEAEATPEDFRDSVGAGDAFAAVCLLGLVRGWPVELWLRRANRFARGICRIRGAVPDRPEFYEGFRREFCEPVEHIA; translated from the coding sequence ATGTGGAATCGAACCCCGCCGCTCGATGGTGCTGGCGTGTCGCCGATCGACGAAAGCCGATCGACCGGCGACGCACGACCGACGTGGTTGCTGTTCGGCGAACTTCTGAGTGACTGTTTTCCCGATCGCGAGATTGCCGGCGGCGCGCCCTTCAACGTCGCGGCGCATCTTGCTGCGCTCCGGGATGAGCAAGACGGCCAGCCGCTGCTGGTGAGTCGCGTCGGCCACGACGCACGCGGTGAATTCCTTCTGCGACGGTTGCGTGAACTCGGCCTGGGTACCGAGGCCATCCAGTTCGATGGTTGCCATGCGAGTGGGCATGCGGAAATCCGCCCGGAAGCCGGTGGGCATCGTTTCGTGATCGATCCGGAGCAGGCATGGGACTACATTGCCCCGGCTCCGGTCTTGCGTGTCCTGGATGGCCGGCAGCCTGCGTGGATCTACTTCGGGACCCTCGCGCAACGTGGCGTTTCCCGCGCAACGCTGCGCTCGCTGTTCGGTGCGAACGTCACCCCGGGCTTTCTCGACGTCAATCTGCGCGAGGAAGCAATTTCACACGACGTGCTCGAGTGGTCGCTCGGCCATGCTCAGGTGCTGAAGCTCAACGAAGACGAACTGCACCGTATTGCCGCCCTGACTGGAACCGGTACGGGTGATCCGCGTGCCGTTGCGCTGCGGCTGATCGAGCGCTTCGGCATAGGTCGCGTGATCGTGACGCGGGGCGAGCATGGCGCGTGGACCGTGGACGGCAACGCAAGCCTCGTCGCCACGGAGGCCGAGGCGACGCCGGAGGATTTCCGGGACAGCGTCGGTGCGGGTGATGCCTTTGCGGCCGTGTGTCTGCTCGGTTTGGTGCGCGGGTGGCCGGTGGAGCTTTGGCTACGGCGTGCGAACCGCTTCGCGCGCGGGATCTGCCGCATCCGGGGCGCCGTGCCTGACCGTCCTGAGTTCTACGAAGGGTTTCGGCGTGAATTCTGCGAACCCGTGGAGCACATCGCATGA